The Acidithiobacillus thiooxidans ATCC 19377 DNA window TAGTCAAACATCAATTATGTCGGTCGGAAATCATGGGAAACCTGAGCTGAACAATGACTTTTTCTTCACGACGCGCCAGCATATGGCGATTGGTAGCCTGAATGAGGCTACCTTTTTTATGGTCCGCGAGCGTAACGGGTTTTAATCTTAGGTTTTCCTGGTCGGAGCGTATGGTGGCCATCAATGGGCAATTTTCCACAAAAAGCGCTGGTGTGCTGCTCCGTGTGGCATTAAAGCCAATAGTAAGGTTAGGGTATAATTAAAATTGTAGCGAGCTAACTGAATTTCTATTTTGTTACTGGTCTTGCAAAGAATTAAGATTAATGATGTGTTAATCGACACAGGAGATCGATAATGGATATGCATTCAATGAGCATGCAGGCGATGACCAACAGCATGCATTATATTTCTGATGGGCAAACCGCTGCGGGGATCATAGTGACGGGTTTGATTGCCTTTGCTTTTTTTGGGTTGGCTGCAGCGCTGTTCATGCGCGCTGCGCGTGCCGAGGCAAAAAAAGAAGCACAAGAGGCAAGCAAGCACTAAAAGCGATGATGCTATTTAGAAACCTGCTGTTTGGTTTTCAAGCGTGCAAATGATAGTGCCAACCCAGTCGGATAATGGCGACGAAGGCATTTGGGAGGGTGTACCCGGGCCCATTGGCGCCGGGGTTGATGATATATTGCAGGTCGGGTTGGATATACAAATCCTTGAAAACGGGCTGTTTGAAGTTCACTTCCAGACTGGTTTCTGCAGCCCCCGTATTCGAACCGGATTGGCGTTGCCAGGCGCGGGCCATGCCCAGGCTCAGGGTAGAGCCGGGTGAATCCGGAATGAAATGTCGCAGCCGCAATCCTGCGCCCACATAGGCATTCACCGGCGAAACGGCTGCAGCATTGGGGGCTCCGCCACCTTGCAGGAAGACCCCCCAGGTCATCTGATCGGCTTTCCAGCGATACTCGGCGGTACCGTAAAATCCGCCCTGACTGGTAGAAGAACCGATGCCAATATTTTGGGTGAGGTAAGGGCCGTAGATGTGGTTGTAATAGCCTCCGGCCTTGAGCATCGCCGTGCCAGGACCGACGGGAATGCTTTGGTCGACTTCACCATAATAAATCATTCCGTCACTGCCCCAGGGCGCACGGAAAGGATGGACGCCATCCGCACCAAACGCGCCTAGTGTAGTGTTGCATTCTGTTTGCTGCTTAAATGGCTGTTGGCGCGAATGACTTTTTGCAGGATGTCGCGGGCGGTTTTGGTCCAGATGAAAGGTTTGGGATGGGTGTTGTGGTGGTCGATGTACCCCTCAATGGCCTGGATGAGTTCAGGCACACTGGTGAACACCCCACGACGTAACCGCTGGGTCGTGATATCCCGAAAGAAACGCTCGACCATGTTGAGCCAGGATGCCGAAGTGGGCGTAAAGTGCATGTGAATACGCGGGTGCTTGTCGAGCCACGCCTGTACTACCGGGTGTTTATGGGTCGCATAGTTGTCGGCGATCAAATGCAGAGCCTTGTCCTTGGGCGTCTGCCGATCAATTTTCTTCAGGAACTTCAGCCATTCCACATGGG harbors:
- a CDS encoding carbohydrate porin; its protein translation is MIYYGEVDQSIPVGPGTAMLKAGGYYNHIYGPYLTQNIGIGSSTSQGGFYGTAEYRWKADQMTWGVFLQGGGAPNAAAVSPVNAYVGAGLRLRHFIPDSPGSTLSLGMARAWQRQSGSNTGAAETSLEVNFKQPVFKDLYIQPDLQYIINPGANGPGYTLPNAFVAIIRLGWHYHLHA